In the genome of Tannockella kyphosi, one region contains:
- a CDS encoding InlB B-repeat-containing protein — translation MKKQFLALLTILIVIGAGVGVYFFSNSTSTNNDSQESYRTIKVLEYDGTATIDREDIGEISIYDGMQLVSGDKITVDQDSYVRLVLDEDKYIYIEANTVLSIVASGDEENSQTEIIVETGSIVNELTAALSDESTYEVTTPNASMSVRGTVFGIDVYMEDGLYYTDLLTFEGTVASYLKKDDGTLEQEVFVEAGYSVKVESEEAVYVEYVLTPIGEEELWEIELDAISDSMLSLLQKQTSTGEKETIFAVEEVEQEQENRLVVSYDLTTVVFEQQTSYVYNENEELSITTPTATGYTFEGWYSDNEYQTSIELNTMPSEDIVVYAKFEKINYTVNLKDEETTSSLSLNYQDTLELPTPTKEGYTFDGWYSNDTQWKTGDTMPASNLSLTSSYTINSYVLSLDGETQDVDYGTTLTLPTLAKEGYTFNGWYDSNDNQYTTMPSSNVTLTSSWTINSYVLSLDGETQDVDYGTTLTLPSLTKEGYTFNGWYSGDVKWETGDTMPASNLSLTSSWTINSYQLNVISNFGSNAFNSVGNFDYASSLTTTIESYADSHGNSYAYANWYYIEGYYTDVDCTEAIDIKDLTMPEGGIVIFVNWKRVEFTLTLINGESEEITKVAYNETLELEVLEKEGYTFNGWCDSNDNQYTTMPAKDLTLTATFTINEYEVTVVNVLDGKEDENTSSKDMTYGSLISDYVGTVATLYEKTYVTFQSYYYYVGETKTTIDDLSEVTVPVDGITVYIVWTTNSYTLILVDQDEEKTESKVVYGTELSLSDLSDAKEGYEFNGWYSGDVEWETGDTMPASDLTLTATFTINEYEVTVVNVLDGTKDENTSSTNMTYGTTISDYVGTVATLYEKTYVTFQSYYYYVGETKTTIDDISKVTVPEGGITVCIVWTTKSYTLTLVDQNEEKTESKVVYGTELSLSDLSDAKEGYTFNGWCDEDKDKWQTGDTMPASDLTLTAKFTINEYEVTVVNVLDGTKDENTSSTNMTYGTTISDYVGTVATLYEKTYVTFQSYYYYVGETKTTIDDLSEVTVPEGGITVYIVWTTNSYRLALVEQDDNGTKTTETTVVYGTELSLSDLSDAKEGYEFNGWCDEDKDKWQTGDTMPAKDLTLTATFTINEYEVTLYDTDNKVIDTLSVTYGESVVTAILADDSIANEIEKTNYKFVGWYYDAEYANSLLVDDTMPAKGVELYGKWEQTYALTYYFTEKQSGTIYLIEGESFPESITTGIENSTTTNTTNDITTTIEYVFGGWKDDDGTVYTTMPASDLTVTAIWSRLYTITFVSEYADTAEYDYKYLAGETYELLPVLSNYIDTTGDPENTYVFVGWYDASGDQHKIGTVMGNEDVTLYAYYVASASPVYMYDGSDVLDIVYVETGEVVADKLTTPTKTGYTFVGWYFDEDCTDEEELSTWKKESGVSLNVYAKWQANTYYINYVDDDDGTIIDTAGNYTYSDTLEVELNSSWYSNGYVLSKWYNPATGITYSRGDKVLISELVEGAVLQEDGRWLITLETTWSWHLW, via the coding sequence ATGAAAAAGCAATTTCTAGCATTACTAACGATACTTATTGTAATAGGTGCTGGTGTAGGAGTTTACTTCTTTAGTAATTCTACATCAACTAACAATGATTCACAGGAAAGTTATCGTACTATAAAAGTGCTAGAATATGACGGGACAGCAACAATTGATAGAGAAGATATTGGAGAGATAAGTATCTATGATGGAATGCAACTAGTAAGCGGGGACAAAATTACAGTTGATCAAGATTCTTATGTACGTTTAGTGTTAGATGAAGATAAATATATTTATATTGAAGCAAACACTGTTTTATCTATTGTTGCATCAGGAGATGAAGAAAATTCACAAACAGAGATCATTGTTGAAACAGGATCAATTGTTAATGAATTAACAGCAGCACTTTCTGATGAATCTACTTATGAAGTTACGACACCTAATGCTAGTATGTCTGTTCGTGGAACAGTATTTGGTATAGATGTTTATATGGAAGATGGATTATATTATACGGATTTATTGACTTTTGAAGGGACTGTTGCTTCTTATTTAAAGAAGGATGATGGTACTTTAGAACAAGAAGTATTTGTTGAAGCTGGATATTCAGTTAAAGTAGAAAGTGAAGAAGCTGTCTATGTTGAATATGTACTAACTCCTATTGGAGAAGAAGAGTTATGGGAAATAGAGCTAGACGCTATTTCTGATAGTATGTTATCACTTTTACAAAAACAAACTTCAACAGGTGAAAAAGAAACTATCTTTGCAGTGGAAGAAGTTGAACAAGAACAAGAAAATCGTTTAGTAGTAAGTTATGATTTAACAACGGTTGTATTTGAACAACAAACTAGTTATGTTTATAACGAAAATGAAGAATTATCAATTACTACTCCAACAGCTACAGGATATACTTTTGAAGGTTGGTATAGTGATAATGAATATCAAACAAGCATTGAGTTAAACACAATGCCTAGTGAAGATATTGTAGTTTATGCTAAATTTGAAAAAATCAATTATACTGTAAACCTAAAAGATGAAGAAACAACATCTTCACTATCTTTAAACTATCAAGATACGTTAGAATTACCTACTCCTACAAAAGAAGGTTATACTTTTGATGGTTGGTATAGTAACGATACGCAATGGAAAACAGGTGATACAATGCCTGCGTCTAACTTATCATTAACATCATCATATACAATTAATAGTTATGTATTGTCATTAGATGGTGAAACACAAGATGTAGACTATGGTACAACATTAACATTACCTACTCTTGCAAAAGAAGGTTATACATTCAATGGGTGGTATGATTCAAATGATAATCAATATACAACAATGCCATCATCTAATGTAACATTAACATCATCATGGACAATTAATAGTTATGTATTGTCATTAGATGGTGAAACACAAGATGTAGATTATGGTACAACATTAACATTACCTAGTCTTACAAAAGAAGGTTATACATTTAATGGTTGGTACAGTGGAGATGTTAAATGGGAAACAGGTGATACAATGCCTGCATCTAACCTATCATTAACATCATCATGGACAATTAATAGTTATCAATTAAATGTTATAAGTAATTTTGGATCAAATGCATTTAACAGCGTTGGTAATTTTGATTATGCATCTTCATTAACAACAACAATTGAATCTTATGCAGATTCACATGGAAATAGTTATGCTTATGCTAATTGGTATTATATAGAAGGCTATTATACAGATGTTGATTGTACAGAAGCAATAGATATAAAAGATCTAACGATGCCAGAAGGTGGAATTGTAATTTTTGTAAATTGGAAACGTGTAGAGTTTACATTAACACTGATTAATGGTGAGAGTGAAGAAATAACAAAAGTAGCATATAATGAAACGTTAGAATTAGAAGTGTTAGAAAAAGAAGGTTACACATTTAATGGTTGGTGTGATTCAAATGATAATCAATATACAACAATGCCTGCTAAAGATCTAACACTAACAGCAACATTCACAATAAATGAGTATGAAGTTACTGTTGTCAATGTTCTTGATGGAAAAGAAGATGAAAATACATCAAGTAAGGATATGACTTATGGATCGTTAATAAGTGATTATGTAGGTACGGTAGCAACATTATATGAAAAAACATATGTGACATTCCAAAGTTACTATTACTACGTAGGTGAGACGAAAACAACAATCGATGACCTTAGCGAAGTGACAGTACCGGTAGATGGAATTACAGTTTATATTGTTTGGACTACAAATTCATATACATTAATTTTAGTTGATCAAGATGAGGAAAAAACAGAAAGTAAAGTTGTTTATGGAACAGAACTTAGTCTTTCGGATTTAAGTGATGCAAAAGAAGGTTATGAATTTAATGGTTGGTACAGCGGAGATGTTGAATGGGAAACAGGTGATACAATGCCTGCAAGTGATTTAACCTTAACAGCAACATTCACAATAAATGAGTATGAAGTTACTGTCGTCAATGTTCTTGATGGAACAAAAGATGAAAATACATCAAGTACGAATATGACTTATGGAACAACAATAAGTGATTATGTAGGTACAGTAGCAACATTATATGAAAAAACATATGTGACATTCCAAAGTTACTATTACTACGTAGGTGAGACGAAAACAACAATCGATGATATTAGCAAAGTGACAGTACCAGAAGGTGGAATCACAGTTTGTATTGTTTGGACTACAAAATCATATACATTAACTTTAGTTGATCAAAATGAGGAAAAAACAGAAAGTAAAGTTGTTTATGGAACAGAACTTAGTCTTTCGGATTTAAGTGATGCAAAAGAAGGTTATACATTTAATGGTTGGTGTGATGAGGATAAAGATAAGTGGCAAACAGGTGATACAATGCCTGCAAGTGATTTAACCTTAACAGCAAAATTCACAATAAATGAGTATGAAGTTACTGTCGTCAATGTTCTTGATGGAACAAAAGATGAAAATACATCAAGTACGAATATGACTTATGGAACAACAATAAGTGATTATGTAGGTACAGTAGCAACATTATATGAAAAAACATATGTGACATTCCAAAGTTACTATTACTACGTAGGTGAGACGAAAACAACAATCGATGACCTTAGCGAAGTGACAGTACCAGAAGGTGGAATTACAGTTTATATTGTTTGGACTACAAATTCATATAGGTTGGCTTTGGTTGAACAAGATGATAACGGAACAAAAACAACAGAAACTACAGTTGTTTATGGAACAGAACTTAGTCTTTCGGATTTAAGTGATGCAAAAGAAGGTTATGAATTTAATGGTTGGTGTGATGAGGATAAAGATAAGTGGCAAACAGGTGATACAATGCCTGCTAAAGATCTAACACTAACAGCAACATTCACAATAAATGAGTATGAAGTTACTCTATATGACACTGATAATAAGGTAATTGATACGTTATCTGTAACATATGGAGAAAGTGTAGTAACAGCTATCTTGGCTGATGATAGTATTGCTAATGAAATAGAAAAAACTAATTACAAATTTGTAGGTTGGTATTATGATGCAGAGTATGCGAATTCTTTATTAGTAGATGATACAATGCCAGCAAAGGGAGTTGAATTATATGGTAAGTGGGAACAAACGTACGCATTAACATACTATTTTACAGAGAAGCAAAGTGGTACTATTTATCTAATTGAAGGAGAATCTTTTCCTGAATCAATTACCACAGGTATAGAAAATAGTACGACGACAAATACGACGAACGATATTACTACTACCATTGAATATGTATTTGGTGGATGGAAAGATGATGATGGCACAGTTTATACAACAATGCCAGCATCTGATTTGACAGTAACAGCAATATGGTCGAGACTGTATACGATTACGTTTGTATCGGAATATGCAGATACGGCAGAATATGATTACAAATATTTAGCAGGTGAAACGTATGAGTTATTGCCAGTATTATCTAACTATATTGACACAACAGGTGATCCAGAGAATACTTATGTTTTTGTTGGCTGGTATGATGCTAGTGGGGATCAACATAAAATAGGTACAGTAATGGGTAACGAGGATGTTACGTTATATGCTTACTATGTAGCTTCTGCATCTCCAGTATATATGTATGATGGTTCTGATGTATTAGATATTGTATATGTGGAAACTGGAGAAGTGGTCGCTGATAAATTAACAACACCTACAAAAACAGGCTATACATTTGTTGGTTGGTATTTTGACGAGGACTGTACTGATGAAGAAGAGTTAAGTACTTGGAAAAAAGAATCAGGAGTATCTTTAAATGTTTATGCTAAGTGGCAAGCTAATACATATTATATTAACTATGTTGATGATGATGATGGAACAATTATCGATACTGCTGGTAATTATACTTATTCCGATACACTAGAAGTTGAACTAAATAGCAGTTGGTATTCGAATGGATATGTATTATCAAAATGGTATAATCCTGCAACTGGAATAACCTATTCAAGAGGTGATAAAGTACTAATTAGTGAACTTGTCGAAGGAGCAGTATTACAAGAAGATGGAAGATGGCTTATTACGTTGGAGACAACGTGGAGTTGGCATCTTTGGTAA
- a CDS encoding InlB B-repeat-containing protein produces MMKNRKYVIIGVVSILFIIAIVLIASISNEEQEVVQRIEVTEITGDALLQRGEIDDLELYAGMLLESGDVLTVGSDGYVRLLVDEDKYIYVSPNTTLQLEPAQDSMELVLLEGTIINEIMVDLQEEESYEVTTPNASLSVRGTTFAVEVYKVGELYYTNMTTLEGTVTSYLVDEQDNYLQELSVDAGYVVKIESIQEEYVKYVVESNNESELWEIDLTTMSQDMLDLLTEYLAVGTNEIIISSESLTSELQRREEPEEYILTTVIFDEETEYTLTENQIMEIDIEEVTGYTFIGWYLEDSYETAYTSTSMPASDITLYAKYDKTKYTLTLDNEGIKDVVSLAQSDTIELSSPTKTGYTFSGWYDSSGTKWQSGDTMPMKDITLYASWKENEVGKYTLTTNDGSNTTQTTYSYQESISLTTLTKTGYTFNGWYDSSGTKWVSGDKMPNNDLSLTAKMTINSYTLTLVDDTQTTSKVNYGETLELETLTKTGYTFNGWYDANGNEYTTMPASNLTLTASWEIHTCNVVIISNMTGFFGMSSPDIKNYGTSLESDVESAAQSHLASFYSYLDKNPDQDTEYDMVVEGYYSTSTYEESSKLDISTLTVPDSSTFGIYIKWVNVSE; encoded by the coding sequence ATGATGAAAAATAGAAAATATGTAATTATAGGTGTTGTTTCTATACTCTTTATCATAGCAATAGTGCTTATTGCATCTATTTCTAATGAAGAACAAGAAGTTGTTCAAAGAATAGAAGTAACAGAAATAACTGGTGATGCTTTACTCCAACGTGGAGAAATTGATGATCTCGAATTATATGCAGGTATGTTATTAGAAAGTGGAGATGTATTAACAGTTGGTAGTGATGGTTATGTTAGGTTGTTAGTAGATGAAGATAAATATATTTATGTATCACCAAATACAACCCTACAATTAGAACCAGCACAAGATAGTATGGAATTAGTATTATTAGAAGGAACAATTATTAATGAAATAATGGTAGATTTACAAGAAGAAGAGTCTTATGAAGTAACAACACCAAATGCTAGTTTATCTGTTAGAGGAACTACATTTGCTGTAGAAGTTTATAAAGTAGGAGAATTGTATTATACCAATATGACAACTTTAGAAGGAACAGTAACTAGTTATTTAGTAGATGAACAAGATAATTATCTACAAGAATTATCAGTAGATGCTGGTTATGTAGTAAAAATAGAAAGTATTCAAGAAGAATATGTAAAATATGTTGTTGAATCAAACAATGAAAGTGAATTGTGGGAAATTGATCTTACTACAATGAGTCAAGATATGTTAGATTTACTAACAGAATACTTAGCAGTAGGTACAAATGAAATTATCATTTCTAGTGAATCACTAACTTCGGAATTACAAAGAAGAGAAGAACCAGAAGAATATATACTAACAACAGTTATATTTGATGAAGAAACGGAATATACGTTAACTGAAAATCAAATAATGGAGATTGATATAGAAGAAGTAACAGGTTATACATTTATAGGTTGGTACCTAGAAGATAGCTATGAAACGGCCTATACTTCGACCTCTATGCCAGCTAGTGATATTACACTTTATGCTAAGTATGACAAGACAAAATACACATTAACTCTTGATAACGAGGGAATAAAAGATGTTGTATCCTTGGCTCAAAGTGATACAATAGAATTGTCTAGTCCAACTAAAACAGGGTATACATTTTCAGGGTGGTATGATAGCAGTGGTACAAAGTGGCAAAGTGGTGACACAATGCCAATGAAAGACATTACTTTATATGCATCTTGGAAGGAAAATGAAGTTGGCAAATACACACTAACAACAAATGATGGATCAAATACAACACAAACAACCTATTCTTACCAAGAATCGATATCCTTAACAACACTTACAAAAACAGGATATACATTTAATGGTTGGTATGATAGCAGTGGTACAAAGTGGGTAAGTGGAGATAAAATGCCAAACAATGATTTATCATTAACTGCTAAGATGACAATCAATAGTTATACATTAACTTTAGTAGATGATACCCAAACAACATCGAAAGTAAATTATGGAGAAACATTAGAACTAGAGACTTTAACAAAAACAGGATATACATTTAACGGTTGGTATGATGCAAATGGAAATGAATATACAACCATGCCTGCATCCAATTTAACATTGACTGCAAGCTGGGAAATCCACACTTGCAATGTTGTGATTATTTCCAATATGACAGGATTTTTTGGTATGTCAAGTCCGGATATCAAAAACTATGGAACTAGTTTAGAGAGTGACGTAGAGAGTGCTGCACAATCACATTTGGCATCATTTTATAGCTATTTAGATAAAAATCCAGATCAAGATACAGAATATGATATGGTAGTAGAAGGTTATTATTCAACGAGTACGTATGAAGAATCTAGTAAGTTAGATATATCAACATTAACAGTACCTGACAGTAGTACATTTGGTATCTATATCAAATGGGTCAATGTTTCTGAATAA
- a CDS encoding FecR domain-containing protein, translating into MKKIIKLTTMLVVVLFLVACSSNEETEEFVYTMEVIEVSGDVLVQRDDIDDLEAYEGMLLESGDEVSVSSDSYLRVLIDGDKYIYVKENSSFCLNSSGDETDSNTEIVLSSGTIISEIQEDLSDDSSYEVTTPNASFGVRGTIYGVEVVEEQGETCSTLYALEGYVLASYTINGVTEETYVGQGYSLEITSDTVTKSELVIEDINEEMFAFIYQATMSGAQGMCFTSYEIELEAQSRNLDKGDYYLLFVSTDVEVRYYYFRAGEEIDFDSITFENYNILGWYTTWNCEEEYSLTTMPEQDSSVYALLEKAWDGYMLNIVYQDGVKLQVAVAEGTLFSELLDYRSGISVEEFYADVSLGEFSLFLEEASMPAIDFYTIYAKTSE; encoded by the coding sequence ATGAAAAAAATAATAAAACTAACAACAATGCTTGTAGTAGTTCTATTTTTAGTAGCTTGTTCATCAAATGAAGAAACAGAAGAATTTGTTTATACAATGGAAGTAATAGAAGTATCAGGAGATGTCCTTGTACAAAGAGATGATATCGATGATTTAGAAGCGTATGAAGGTATGCTTCTAGAATCAGGAGATGAAGTGAGTGTATCTAGTGATTCTTATTTACGTGTATTAATTGATGGTGATAAATATATTTATGTGAAAGAAAATTCATCTTTTTGTTTAAATAGTAGTGGAGATGAAACAGATTCAAATACAGAAATAGTATTATCATCAGGAACTATTATTAGTGAAATACAAGAAGATTTAAGTGATGATTCTAGTTATGAAGTAACTACTCCTAATGCTAGTTTTGGTGTTAGAGGTACTATTTATGGTGTTGAAGTAGTAGAAGAACAAGGAGAAACATGTTCTACGTTATATGCTTTAGAAGGATATGTATTAGCTAGTTATACGATCAATGGTGTAACAGAAGAAACTTATGTTGGTCAAGGATATAGTTTAGAAATTACCAGTGATACAGTTACTAAATCTGAGTTAGTGATAGAAGATATAAATGAAGAAATGTTTGCTTTCATTTATCAAGCAACAATGAGTGGAGCACAAGGAATGTGTTTTACTAGTTATGAAATAGAATTAGAAGCACAAAGTAGAAACTTAGATAAAGGTGATTATTATTTATTGTTTGTTTCAACCGATGTAGAAGTAAGATATTATTACTTTAGAGCAGGAGAAGAAATAGATTTTGATAGTATTACTTTTGAAAATTATAATATTTTAGGTTGGTATACAACATGGAATTGTGAAGAAGAATATTCTTTAACAACAATGCCAGAACAAGATTCATCTGTTTATGCTTTATTAGAAAAAGCATGGGATGGATATATGCTTAATATTGTTTACCAAGATGGTGTTAAATTACAAGTAGCAGTAGCTGAAGGAACACTTTTTAGTGAATTATTAGATTATCGTAGTGGAATAAGTGTAGAAGAATTCTATGCTGATGTTTCTTTAGGAGAGTTTTCATTGTTCTTAGAAGAAGCTTCTATGCCTGCAATTGATTTTTATACAATTTATGCTAAAACTAGTGAATAG